The following proteins are co-located in the Billgrantia tianxiuensis genome:
- a CDS encoding gluconokinase, which produces MKTTSYRIVVMGVSGSGKSCIGALLASRLGVAFIDGDDYHSPASIDKMANGIPLGDEDRREWLETLAGLIGDHRRRDASLVLACSALKRRYRELLRRGDPGLIFLFLEGEREQLRERLSAREEHFFRGEAMLDSQLHDLEAPDALEAVVSNIAATPDAIVTAFLEAKPECRPSSD; this is translated from the coding sequence GTGAAAACAACCTCATACCGCATCGTGGTGATGGGGGTGTCGGGGTCGGGCAAGTCGTGTATCGGCGCCTTGCTCGCCAGCCGCCTCGGCGTCGCGTTCATCGATGGCGACGATTACCACTCGCCGGCCAGCATCGACAAGATGGCCAACGGCATCCCGCTCGGCGACGAAGACCGTCGCGAGTGGCTGGAGACGCTGGCCGGCCTGATCGGCGACCACCGGCGTCGCGATGCCTCGCTGGTGTTGGCCTGCTCGGCGCTCAAGCGGCGCTACCGCGAACTCCTGCGGCGCGGCGACCCTGGGCTCATCTTCCTGTTTCTCGAAGGGGAGCGTGAACAGTTGCGCGAGCGCCTGTCGGCCCGGGAGGAGCACTTCTTTCGTGGCGAGGCGATGCTGGACAGCCAGCTTCACGATCTCGAGGCGCCCGATGCGCTGGAGGCAGTGGTGAGCAACATTGCCGCCACGCCTGATGCCATCGTGACGGCTTTTCTGGAGGCGAAGCCCGAGTGTCGCCCTAGCAGCGACTGA